In Leuconostoc kimchii IMSNU 11154, the DNA window ATGTTGAAGATGATCGTCAATTGCCAGGGACACTCAATACAATGCATGCGATACCAGTAATTATAGAGGCTTTGTTTTTTATCACGGCAGTTAAAGTTGAGCTGATGACCTTGATTCCAATGACGACAGCTGCAGTTATTGGCGCCTATGTAGGTACGCATGTGACAAAAAATTGGCATGCGCCAACGGTTCAGCGTGTGATGGCTGGCGCATTATTCATTGCTGTGGTGATTATGATTATTCGTATGATAACAACGCCAGGATCAAATAATGCTTTAACGGTTCATGGATTACATGGATGGTGGTTGGTTTTAGGTATTGTTTTCAATTTAGGCGTGGGTATATTGATGACAATGGGGTTGGGTAATTATGCCCCTGAATTAATCTTTTTCTCTTTGATGGGTGTTAATCCTGCTGTTGCTTTTCCTGTGATGATGTTAGATGCAGCTTTGATTATGCCAACCACAGCATTGAATGTCATTAAAATGAATCGGGTATCATGGCGTGGCTATGCAGGTGTCGCCATTGGTGGCGTTCTAGGTGTAATCGTCGCAGCTAAATTCTTTACAAGCTTAGATGTTGCGTTACTTAAGAAACTGATTATAGTGGTGTCGCTTTGGACGATAGTTGGATTATTACGTGATTCGTATAAATCTAATTTGAAAAAAAACAGCTAAGGGTCTTGCTAAGTGCCTTGAAATTTGGTATTATTATATAGTTGTTTGAGATATGGGAGTGTAGCGAAGTCTGGCTAAACGCGACGGACTGTAACTCCGTTCCTTCGGGTTCGTAGGTTCGAATCCTACCGCTCCCATAGCCGATCTAATAGTTAACGGCTAAATAAATTAGCTATTGCCCCTTCGCCAAGTGGTAAGGCATCGGTTTTTGGTACCGACATGCGCTGGTTCGAATCCAGCAGGGGCAATACAAATAAAAAAGAATTCAATCAATTTTGATTGAATTCTTTTTTATCTCATTACTTTTTTGGCGGATGAAGAACTAAGCCATGTTCGGGCGTTCGGGCATTAATAACAATGTCTTCTATCTTAAAAATGTGTGTTAATTGATCTGGTGTAAAACAGGCTTTCTTTTCAGCAATTTGACGTAATGATTTACCAGTACGAATAGATTCTTTAGCTAATTTTGCTGCTTCTTGGTAACCAATAATTGGTGTCATAGCGGTAGCAAAGCTCACAGACAAGTCAATATCTTGTGCTAATCGTGATTTGTTACTTGTAATACCATCAATGGCATTCAGCCGTAGGGTATTCATAGCAGTTGTGAGGTGTTCAATACCAGAAAAAAGTGAGCGGAAAATAATTGGTTCAAACGCGTTGAGTTCTAACTGACCAGCTTCAGCAGCAGCAGTGATTGTCGCATCAAAACCAAACATCTCAAAAGCAACTTGATTCACAACTTCTGGAATAACAGGGTTCACTTTGCCTGGCATAATTGATGATCCTGCTTGTTTTGCTGGTAAGTTAATTTCAAGCAAACCAGACCGTGGGCCAGAACTTAATAAACGTAAATCGTTGGCTATTTTTGATAAACTCATGGCCAATGTTTTTAAAGTCCCTGATAAGGCAACCAGACCATCAAGATTTTGTGTTGCATCGAATAAATCATGTGACTGTATCAAAGGTAATTTTGTAATACCAGCTAGATTTGGCACGATATGAACTTGATAGTGGTAACTCACATTGATGCCTGAACCAATTGCTGAACCACCAAGATTGAGTGAGTATAAAGCTTCACGTGCCGTTTCAATGCGTATGCTGTCGCGCCGTAATGGTTTGAGCCAGGCGTGAAAACTATTGCCTAGTGTTGTGGGCACAGCATCTTGTAATTGTGTCCGTCCCATTTTATACGTGGTAGAAAATACGTCTGCCTTATTTCCCAAGGCATCAACCAGCTCATTTAATTCCAACAATAAGGGATCAAGTAACCGTAACAGCGCAATTTTACCCGCACTGGGATAGGTATCATTGGTACTTTGTGCCATATTAACGTGATCATTGGGATTGATATAATCATAATCGCCCAACGGACGGCCTGTCTGTTCTAGAGCAACATTCGCAATCACTTCATTAACATTCATATTAGTTGATGTGCCGGCACCACCTTGAATATCACTAATCGGAAACATACTGACATCAATTGGATTGTTTAAGAGTGTTTTTGTGGCACTGACGATGTGTTTTGCAATGGAACGATCAAGATTACCAGATGTGGCATTTGTTTTAGCTGCTGCTTGTTTGATTTCGAGAAAGGCGCGAACTAATTCAGGATGTGTCGCCTGTGAAGAAATAGGAAAATTATTTAGCGCACGTTGGGTGTGAATACCATAGTAGGCAGTTTGAGGGATGTTGATTTGGCCGAGTGAATCGGATTCAGTGCGCATGTCGTACTCCTTATGAAATAGTATATCCTTATTTTATCTCTTGTTATAACTAGACCAATTAACTATGTTACTTATCTTGACATGCTTTAGTGATTGATATAAAAGTTCTTATATCAATAAAGGGCATACATTGATATAGTAAACCAAATTAAAAACGTATATCTTGCGATACACGTTTTGGACTTAATTAATATCTAATACCTGGACAGTATGGTCATCCTCGCCGATCACCACACGATTAACAACATCAGTAAACAAGCCGTGCTCAACAACCCCAACCATTTTAATTAATTCATCTCCAAGTTCGCGAGGATTTTCAATGAGTGGTAAATGTAAATCAATCAAAAAATTTGCGGAATCAGTACGTACAGGGTTACCATTCTGATCTAAACGCCATGTCGGATGAAAGCCGTCAGCTTGAAAACGTTTAAAAAGTTGGTCTGAACCATAAGGAATCACCTCAACTGGTAAATATTGGTTTAGTTTAGGCACCCTTTTGGTTGCGTCAACAACCCAAATGTTTTGTCGTGAATTGAAAGCGACAATTTTTTCCCAAAGTAAGGCGGCACCCCCACCTTTAATTGCGGAAAAATCATCGGCAATTTGGTCGGCACCGTCAATTGTTAAATCAATTTTATCAATATCGTCAACATTGTACATTGGAATGCCGAGTTGTGCAGCATTTCGACGTGTTTTTTCAGAAGTCGCCACACCAACAATTTTTAAATTTTCTTTCGTTACTCGTTCGCCAAGTGCCTCAATGACATGAGCAATTGTTGATCCGGAACCAATACCGACAACCATATCATTTTGGACAAATTCGGCAGCGCGTCGGCCGGCAATAATTTTTTGTAACTCTTGACTCATGGTTTATACTCAATCTCCTGATATTTAGCGGGGTTTTGGGCAAATGCCTTTTTTACATAAGGGCAAACTGCTTTGATTGTCATCTGATTGGCTTGTGCATCTTTGATGACGGTGTCAAGGAGTTGAGCGGCAATACCTTGACCGCGTAGAGAAGGATCGACACGTGTTGCGTTAATTGCATAAGTTTTGCCATCATTAATGGTCGTAAAAACAATTTCGGCTAGCGTCTTATCATTGTCTTGCAAAAAATAACGTCCTGGTTCATGTTGAAAGTCCATAATTTTCTCCATTCTGTTGCTGTCGTGCAACTTTTTTAATGGTCGCTTTAATATCTTAATTGTACCGCATAATCTCGTGCTTAGCGATTGATACGTGAAGTTATATCACGTCATGTCATCACATCACAAAATCCTTCTTAAAAATAATATGTTTTTACCGTATAATAGGTAAAGAACACTTAACTATAAATGGAGGAAACGTATGGCTTTATGCATAATTTGAGCCGTACTTTGATATAATATGCGTGGATTTGAAGTTGTTTCAACTAAAGCTCAGGATGGTCTGAACTTACCAAAACGTAGTACACAATCAGCCGCTGGATATGATTTTGAGGCTTCAGAAGATATTGTGATTCCCAGTGCGACAAGTAATCCCTTTTTTAAGGGATTGAGTATTTTGTCATTAGGCAAATTAAAAGGGGTACGTGACAATACTGATTTACAAAACATGCTCAAGCCAGTGCTGATTCCAACAGGGATAAAGGCTTATATGGCAGAGGGTGAATATTTACAATTGGTATCAAGATCAAGTGGTCCGATTAAAAAGCGCATCATGATGCCTAATGCTGTGGGCATTGTTGATGCCGATTACTATAATAATCCTTCAAACGAGGGCGAAATTTTCTTTCAATTTATTAACTTTGGTATGAAAGATGTGCATATTAAAAAGGGAGAGCGTATCGGGCAAGGTATTTTCTTACCTTACTTACTAGCTGATGGTGATGACAGTGTTACCAAAGCTTCACGTCAGGGTGGTTTTGGATCGACGGGTCAAAATTAATGGCTGACGAAGAAACAGACATTGTTTGGCGAGGCGATCAACATGATTTTAAGTTACGCGTCACAGGTATTTTTTTCAATGATAAGCACCAAGTGGCGGTGAATGTGAGCAAGGGCAACGAATTTTCAGCACTTCCAGGTGGCAAAATAAAATTTGATGAAACCAGTCAAGCTGCGATTGAACGCGAATTTGTTGAAGAGATGGGTATTCGTGTGAAAGCTAAGCGTTTGATTGCTATTACAGAAAATTTATTTGAATGGGATGGCAAGCGTACAAATGAAGTTAATTTTACTTGGCTTGTTGAGCAAATTGATCCAGCGACATTATTTGCTAAAGATGGTTGGGAACAAGAGGTGTCATGGCGAAATGTGACTGATTTATCAGACTTTAAACCAGCGGCTTTACAGTCATTTATACGTGATTTACCATTGACACCAATTCATCTTATGAATCGAGATTTGGAGAGTAATTGATAACATGCAACAAAAAATTGGGGTTTTAGCAGATGTACACGGTAATTTGACGGCATTAAAATCCGTTATTGCTGATGCCAAAGCAAATGGTGTAACAGAATTTTGGTCGTTAGGTGATATTGCGACCTATGGTCCTGGTACGGTGGCGAGTTATCGTCTTCTTAAGCAGGAAAATACGACCATTTTTTTGCAAGGTAACTGGGAATCTTCATATTTTGAAGTTGAGACAGGTACGGATGTAAACTTTAATGATGCGTCGGATGTTGCTTTTCTTGATTGGATGGCCCAAGATTATAGTGATTTTACTAATGAAGAAATTGCGGCGATTAGACGGTTTCCGATGAAGTACCAAGTGCAACGGGCTGGTCTCACGATTGAACTCATGCACAATATGCCTAATAAAAATTATGGTAGTGATTTATCACCGGACGCACCACAAGCTAATTTTAACAATATATTCCAAGATATTGACGCTGATATGGCGATTTACGCGCATATTCATGCACAAATTATGCGTTCGGATAATATTACATATGAACCGTACCGCATGCATCGGATCTTGAATACTGGTACAGTAGGTCAGTCCTATCAACTTACCAAAACGGGGATGGTGGCACAGTATTTATTGCTAACATTAGATGATGATATTGGCGTGACGAGTGCCGATTTTCGTCGCGTTAATTATGATACGGCCCAAGAAATTGCATTTGCCCGACAAGTCGATTGGCCATTTTACGAGGCGTATGTTCGTATGTTAGAAACGGGCCAATTCACACGTGATGCTGATAGTTTGGCAGCGGATAAGCGTTTTCCTGAATATCAGGCCCAAGCTAAAATATTTTATCAACAACTTAAAGGAGAATAATTATCGCTAAAGTTAAAACACAATTTATTTGTTCGAACTGTGGCTTCACATCAGCACGTTACCTTGGCCGGTGTTCAAATTGTGGTGAGTGGGGTACCTTTGTTGAAGAAAAAATTGCGCCTGAAGTTAATGATCGTAAAAGTCGTGTGAGCCTTGATGGACGCACGGCAAAAGTTGAGAAAATTAACGAGATTACTTCTGAAGAGACACCACGCGTGGCAACGAATCTGAAAGAACTTAATCGTGTTTTAGGTGGCGGTGTTGTTCCGGGATCCATGGTGTTGATTGGTGGTGATCCTGGTATTGGAAAATCAACGCTGTTGTTGCAGGTATCAGGACAATTGGCACATGAGGGACGTGTTTTGTACGTTACTGGTGAAGAATCAGCCACACAAGTCAAGTTGCGAGCTGATCGTTTGGGTGTCGGAAACGATGAATTTTATTTGTATCCAGAAACTGATATGACGGCTATTAAAAAACAGATTGATGAATTACAACCTGATTTTGTCGTAATCGATTCCGTGCAAACGATGCAGGAGCCAGATGTCACATCTGCTATTGGATCAGTATCACAAATTCGTGAGGTGACGGCAGATCTTTTACAAATTGCTAAAACAAATAATATTTCTGTCTTTATTGTCGGACATGTGACCAAAGATGGTGCGATTGCAGGGCCTAAAATTTTGGAACACATGGTTGATACGGTACTTTATTTTGAGGGCGATAGTAATTATAAATATCGTATCTTACGTGCGGTGAAAAATCGATTTGGCGCAACCAACGAATTGGGTATCTTTGAAATGCGTGATGGTGGCCTAATTGAAGTAGCGAACCCCTCTGAAATTTTCTTAGAGGAGCGGTTGGCTGGTGCAACTGGTTCAGCAATTGTTGTCGCACTTGAAGGCTCACGACCGATTTTGGTGGAGTTGCAAGCTTTGGTGACACCAACCGTATTTGGGAATGCACAACGAACGGCTTCGGGATTAGATCGTAATCGTGTCTCGTTGATTATGGCGGTGCTGGAAAAGCGCGCGAATTTGTTGTTACAAAATCAAGATGCTTATTTAAAAGCAGCGGGCGGTGTTAAATTAGATGAACCAGCGATTGATTTAGCAATTGCTGTCGCGTTAGCTAGTTCATATCATGACAAAGAATCACGTCCGAGCGATGTGTTTGTCGGCGAAATAGGGTTAACCGGTGAAGTACGAAGCGTTGCTGATATTGAGGGACGATTAAAAGAAGCGCGTAAACTCGGATTTAAGCGTGCTATTGTGCCTAAGAACAATTTAAATGGTGTCGAATTACCCGCAGGTATTCAAGTTGTTGGGGTGACAACCTTGAGTGAAGCTTTGAAATTGGCTTTGGAGTAGAAGTTATAAAAATGGGGGAGACTAATGGGTATAGAGATTTTATTTGATTTTGTGTTTTGGTTTTATAATTACGTTTCACGTGGGACAGCCTATAGTTTGAGATGGTGGTTTGGGTTACTTTTTTCGATCATACTTTTCATTTTAACGGTTGGCACCATGTGGCTACTCGTATTAACAGTAACAGCGACAACACTGTTTGTTACGGGGAAAATTGCGTTATCTGTGCTACTATTAGTTGTTATGACAGGCATTGGGTTCGCCTTTTATCGCTGGGGGATGCTATTATACCAATTGACTCAGCAAGAGGGTGAATCAGGTCGATTGGTTGCTAAACGAATCACCCAAGAAGATGGCATTGTTTAGTACGTGCTAAAAATAAGATTCTACAAAAAGACTGCCATTTAATTTGGCAGTCTTTTTGTAGAATCAAGCAGTTAAATGAATCACAGTTATAGAGTGTGATTTGAGTAAACGTTTTGCTTATTAAATGCTTGTCTCATACCCCTGATTTAATTTGTCGTTAGTTTTTTAATTTTTTCAAATTTCGGATCATTCTTATATTGCATATAAAGTGTTTTTAAACTTTTTGTGCCTAATAATTCTGCACCAGCATCTTGCGCTGCACCTGATACACGTGTTCCTTGATTCTTGTAGGTAATGAGGTCATCATTGATTGTGAAGTAACCTTGTTTATATAGCATATTGTTAACCGTAAGGGTTCTTGAAAATATATGGGGAGACGTTCTGTAATTCACTTACCGATTTGTATCGATGTTATAAATATATGAAAAATAAGTTAAGTCATCATCAAATATGATGATTTTTTGAAAAAGACTGCCCGATAGGGCAACATGAGTGCCTCATAGTACAATGATTCTTGTGACATAAGTTGATATATTAGACATATACCAATTTTAAGGAGAAACATTAATGGGCAAGTTACTTGCAAAATTAGGAGCATGGATTGACGGTCATGCGAAAATAACAATATTGGGGTTCATTATAACAGTCATTATTTCTGTTGTTGCGGCATTAAGTATGGGAATTAACTTTGATAGTGCTGGTATGTCGATTCAAGGATCGCAATCAGAAAAAGCTAACAAGTTGATGGAAAAAGAATTTCCTAATACGAAGCAAGATGGTGGACAAATACAAATTGTTTTGCATTCTAGTAATGGCGAAGCATTGACTACTGTTGATAATCAAAAAACCATGAATGATATGTTTCAAGATGTGAAAAAAAATAAACATGTCAAAATGGTTGTTGTGCCTCAAATGCTACAAAGCTTTAGCAAAAATAACATGACAGCTACTGCAAGAGTAATTTACAAACAAAAAGGAGATAACGTTTCTTCTGAAACGGTAAAATCATTAGAAAAATCAATTAAAATGACACGTGCTAAAAGCATTCAAACTGAATTAACATCTCACGATGTGACGATTTCAGGTATGGATAATGGCGAGCAAGCGGAGATATTTGGTCTAGCCATTGCGTTTATCATTCTCGCAATCACATTTGCATCATTAATTGTGGCAGGCATTCCAATTGTATCAGCTATTCTTGGACTGATTGCAGGTATGATGCTGGTGTTGATTTCAACAAACTTCTTATCTGTTGCAACTTTTTCAATGTCACTAGTTGGTATGATGGGGTTGGCTGTGGGGATTGATTATGCCTTATTCTTAATTTCCCGTTATCGTCAGGAATTACAAAACAAAAATAAAAAAGAGGCCTTGATGACAGCAATGTCAACCGCTGGAACGTCAGTTATTTTTGCAGGAGTTACGGTCATCGTGGCACTACTAGGCATGACAGTTCTTGGAATCGATATGTTATCTGTTATGGGAATTACGGCCGCCATGTCGATATTGACAGCCATTTTAACATCATTAACATTTGTTCCAGCTATGCTTGTGGTGTTGGGCGATCGTGTGACAGGAAAACGACCTAATCGCGCGCTCTACCTATTGAGTTCGTTGCGCATAAAAGGTGGTTGGGGTAAAGTAGTCACTAAGCATAAATTTGTCTTGACTGTTGTAACAGTCGCTATTTTGGCTGTTGCAGCAACACCTTTTGCTCATATTAATCTTGGATTACCTAACGATTCAGTTAAATCAGAAAAATTGACTGAAAGACGTGCCTATGATTTATTAACTGAAGGTTATGGGCAAGGTAGTCAGGCAACACTTGTTGTGTTAGCTAAAACTGATAGCCAACAAAAAATGAAAAAAGTTACCGAAAATATTAATGATTTAAATAACGTTGTATCAGTTTCACCAGCATCGCCAAGTAAAGACAAAGATTATCAGATGATTACTATACAACCTGGAACAGATGCTAATGCAGTAAAAACTAAAAAGTTAGTCCAAAATATTCGTCATTTGCAACAGAAAGAGGATCTACCTGAGATATATGTCACTGGCGCAACAGCAATCAATATTGATATGTCGGATGCTTTGATGAAAGCTTTGCCTAAGTTTGCTATTCTAATTGTGCTATTTGCCTTTATCTTGCTAACTGTTGTCTTCAGGTCATTATTAATACCTGTTGTGGCAGTTGCTGGATTTATATTATCATTAGGCGCAACCTTAGGGACAGTTGTATTTATTGTACAAGATGGCCATTTTATAGATTTCTTTGGTATACCGGCAAAAGGTGCAATTCTTAACTTCTTACCCGTACTAGTAATTGGGATTATGTTTGGTCTGGCAATGGATTATGAAGTATTTTTGGTTAGTCGCATTCGCGAAGAATACATGAAATCACATAATCCTAAACAGGCAGTGATAGCAGGTATGAAAGATAGTGGCCCAGCAGTTGTCGCAGCGGCACTCATCATGATGGCTGTGTTCTCAGGATTTATATTTGCCAGCGATGCCATTGTTAAGTCTATGGGTCTTGTATTAACATCAGGAATTTTGTTTGATGCACTACTTGTAAGACTCATTTTAGTACCTGCAACAATATCTCTATTTGGCGAAGCGAGTTGGTATCTACCAAAGTGGTTAGATAAAATATTGCCAAATGTTAAAATTGATTAATTGAAAAAAATCTAAGCTATAATAAAATAAGCTTAGATTTTTTTGCCACAGAGGAAATAAATATGAAGACTGATATTAAAGCAGAAATACGAAATCATTTTTTAATACTTTATAGATGGCCAATGATTTTTTGGAGTCTCATGATGTATTTTTTATCTTTTTACTTGAGGACAGAGCAGAATACGTTAGGTAATGTCAATTCGGCAATGTTTTTTACCTTGTTCTTTATACAGGCACTTGTAAATTTTAACAATATTAAATTTATAAACTTCAATAAATCAATTTATATCTTACTCCAAATCGTCATTATTATTGGTGCAGGCATGCTAATTTCTCCTGGAGAAATTATTTTGTATTTGAGCATGTTACCGGTACTTAGTGTGCAAATCATGTCTTTGTTTGATATAAGGTTAAAAACCTTACTATTGTTATTAGCACCAGCGCAAATAATTGTTATTGTCATTCAAGTAATCAATAGTGGCTTATTTTTAGCTTTAATGGCTGCGGAAGCATCTTTATTCTTGAATGTTGTATTTTTCTATGCTTGGCAGTTTTATCATCGGCAAGTCAGTCAAATGGTTAAGACAGAACATATTCTTCAAGAACTACAGATTACTTATACTGAAGTTAAAGAAATTTCACAACAAAATGAACGAAATCGTATCGGTCGTGACTTGCATGATACGTTGATGCAAGGTTTGGCCGGTGTTACTATGCAACTAGAGGGTATTAAAGCATTGTTGGCCAATGGTAAAATTGATCGGGTAATGACAGAAATTGATAAAACAATTGACTTATCGCGAACTTCTTTAGTTGATGCTAGAACAACAGTTTATGAAATGCGTCAAACTAAAACAAAAGATATAGATTTATATAATAGATTGGATAAATTAACAAAAGTGTTTTATGAAAATTATGGTTTAAGTGTGAATATAAAGGTTGGGGCTAACATGACATTGCCGCAGGAACCATTAGATGAAATACTAAGAATTATTTCAGAAGCATTAACTAATGTTGTTAAACATTCAAAAACAGATGTTGCCATTGTTAAAATTAGTTTGGATGATTTTCTTAATATTGACATCATCGATTACGGTGTTGGGTTTAATGTACGTGCAGGTGAGAGCAAAAAGAATCACTTTGGTTTGAACTCAATTTATGAAAGAGTGGAAAAGTTGAAAGGCAAGGTTCATATTGATAGTCATGTCAGTGAAGGTACTAGAATTCAAGTAAAAATTCCACAAAAATTAAGGTGGCAAAATGACTAAAAAGATTATGGTAGTTGATAATCATTTTATTATTCGGGAAGGGTTA includes these proteins:
- a CDS encoding TSUP family transporter; protein product: MSEKLVLLIIQIVLVLVMLVMIIIVTRAYVVHKEPLFKRFGLGMLIGFVTDFGDTLGIGSFATTTAAFRMTKYVEDDRQLPGTLNTMHAIPVIIEALFFITAVKVELMTLIPMTTAAVIGAYVGTHVTKNWHAPTVQRVMAGALFIAVVIMIIRMITTPGSNNALTVHGLHGWWLVLGIVFNLGVGILMTMGLGNYAPELIFFSLMGVNPAVAFPVMMLDAALIMPTTALNVIKMNRVSWRGYAGVAIGGVLGVIVAAKFFTSLDVALLKKLIIVVSLWTIVGLLRDSYKSNLKKNS
- the radA gene encoding DNA repair protein RadA, whose amino-acid sequence is MAKVKTQFICSNCGFTSARYLGRCSNCGEWGTFVEEKIAPEVNDRKSRVSLDGRTAKVEKINEITSEETPRVATNLKELNRVLGGGVVPGSMVLIGGDPGIGKSTLLLQVSGQLAHEGRVLYVTGEESATQVKLRADRLGVGNDEFYLYPETDMTAIKKQIDELQPDFVVIDSVQTMQEPDVTSAIGSVSQIREVTADLLQIAKTNNISVFIVGHVTKDGAIAGPKILEHMVDTVLYFEGDSNYKYRILRAVKNRFGATNELGIFEMRDGGLIEVANPSEIFLEERLAGATGSAIVVALEGSRPILVELQALVTPTVFGNAQRTASGLDRNRVSLIMAVLEKRANLLLQNQDAYLKAAGGVKLDEPAIDLAIAVALASSYHDKESRPSDVFVGEIGLTGEVRSVADIEGRLKEARKLGFKRAIVPKNNLNGVELPAGIQVVGVTTLSEALKLALE
- a CDS encoding GNAT family N-acetyltransferase codes for the protein MEKIMDFQHEPGRYFLQDNDKTLAEIVFTTINDGKTYAINATRVDPSLRGQGIAAQLLDTVIKDAQANQMTIKAVCPYVKKAFAQNPAKYQEIEYKP
- a CDS encoding aspartate ammonia-lyase, which encodes MRTESDSLGQINIPQTAYYGIHTQRALNNFPISSQATHPELVRAFLEIKQAAAKTNATSGNLDRSIAKHIVSATKTLLNNPIDVSMFPISDIQGGAGTSTNMNVNEVIANVALEQTGRPLGDYDYINPNDHVNMAQSTNDTYPSAGKIALLRLLDPLLLELNELVDALGNKADVFSTTYKMGRTQLQDAVPTTLGNSFHAWLKPLRRDSIRIETAREALYSLNLGGSAIGSGINVSYHYQVHIVPNLAGITKLPLIQSHDLFDATQNLDGLVALSGTLKTLAMSLSKIANDLRLLSSGPRSGLLEINLPAKQAGSSIMPGKVNPVIPEVVNQVAFEMFGFDATITAAAEAGQLELNAFEPIIFRSLFSGIEHLTTAMNTLRLNAIDGITSNKSRLAQDIDLSVSFATAMTPIIGYQEAAKLAKESIRTGKSLRQIAEKKACFTPDQLTHIFKIEDIVINARTPEHGLVLHPPKK
- the rpiA gene encoding ribose-5-phosphate isomerase RpiA, whose translation is MSQELQKIIAGRRAAEFVQNDMVVGIGSGSTIAHVIEALGERVTKENLKIVGVATSEKTRRNAAQLGIPMYNVDDIDKIDLTIDGADQIADDFSAIKGGGAALLWEKIVAFNSRQNIWVVDATKRVPKLNQYLPVEVIPYGSDQLFKRFQADGFHPTWRLDQNGNPVRTDSANFLIDLHLPLIENPRELGDELIKMVGVVEHGLFTDVVNRVVIGEDDHTVQVLDIN
- a CDS encoding MMPL family transporter, with product MGKLLAKLGAWIDGHAKITILGFIITVIISVVAALSMGINFDSAGMSIQGSQSEKANKLMEKEFPNTKQDGGQIQIVLHSSNGEALTTVDNQKTMNDMFQDVKKNKHVKMVVVPQMLQSFSKNNMTATARVIYKQKGDNVSSETVKSLEKSIKMTRAKSIQTELTSHDVTISGMDNGEQAEIFGLAIAFIILAITFASLIVAGIPIVSAILGLIAGMMLVLISTNFLSVATFSMSLVGMMGLAVGIDYALFLISRYRQELQNKNKKEALMTAMSTAGTSVIFAGVTVIVALLGMTVLGIDMLSVMGITAAMSILTAILTSLTFVPAMLVVLGDRVTGKRPNRALYLLSSLRIKGGWGKVVTKHKFVLTVVTVAILAVAATPFAHINLGLPNDSVKSEKLTERRAYDLLTEGYGQGSQATLVVLAKTDSQQKMKKVTENINDLNNVVSVSPASPSKDKDYQMITIQPGTDANAVKTKKLVQNIRHLQQKEDLPEIYVTGATAINIDMSDALMKALPKFAILIVLFAFILLTVVFRSLLIPVVAVAGFILSLGATLGTVVFIVQDGHFIDFFGIPAKGAILNFLPVLVIGIMFGLAMDYEVFLVSRIREEYMKSHNPKQAVIAGMKDSGPAVVAAALIMMAVFSGFIFASDAIVKSMGLVLTSGILFDALLVRLILVPATISLFGEASWYLPKWLDKILPNVKID
- a CDS encoding NUDIX hydrolase is translated as MADEETDIVWRGDQHDFKLRVTGIFFNDKHQVAVNVSKGNEFSALPGGKIKFDETSQAAIEREFVEEMGIRVKAKRLIAITENLFEWDGKRTNEVNFTWLVEQIDPATLFAKDGWEQEVSWRNVTDLSDFKPAALQSFIRDLPLTPIHLMNRDLESN
- a CDS encoding metallophosphoesterase family protein — encoded protein: MQQKIGVLADVHGNLTALKSVIADAKANGVTEFWSLGDIATYGPGTVASYRLLKQENTTIFLQGNWESSYFEVETGTDVNFNDASDVAFLDWMAQDYSDFTNEEIAAIRRFPMKYQVQRAGLTIELMHNMPNKNYGSDLSPDAPQANFNNIFQDIDADMAIYAHIHAQIMRSDNITYEPYRMHRILNTGTVGQSYQLTKTGMVAQYLLLTLDDDIGVTSADFRRVNYDTAQEIAFARQVDWPFYEAYVRMLETGQFTRDADSLAADKRFPEYQAQAKIFYQQLKGE
- a CDS encoding deoxyuridine 5'-triphosphate nucleotidohydrolase, producing the protein MRGFEVVSTKAQDGLNLPKRSTQSAAGYDFEASEDIVIPSATSNPFFKGLSILSLGKLKGVRDNTDLQNMLKPVLIPTGIKAYMAEGEYLQLVSRSSGPIKKRIMMPNAVGIVDADYYNNPSNEGEIFFQFINFGMKDVHIKKGERIGQGIFLPYLLADGDDSVTKASRQGGFGSTGQN
- a CDS encoding sensor histidine kinase, producing the protein MMYFLSFYLRTEQNTLGNVNSAMFFTLFFIQALVNFNNIKFINFNKSIYILLQIVIIIGAGMLISPGEIILYLSMLPVLSVQIMSLFDIRLKTLLLLLAPAQIIVIVIQVINSGLFLALMAAEASLFLNVVFFYAWQFYHRQVSQMVKTEHILQELQITYTEVKEISQQNERNRIGRDLHDTLMQGLAGVTMQLEGIKALLANGKIDRVMTEIDKTIDLSRTSLVDARTTVYEMRQTKTKDIDLYNRLDKLTKVFYENYGLSVNIKVGANMTLPQEPLDEILRIISEALTNVVKHSKTDVAIVKISLDDFLNIDIIDYGVGFNVRAGESKKNHFGLNSIYERVEKLKGKVHIDSHVSEGTRIQVKIPQKLRWQND